A segment of the Prochlorothrix hollandica PCC 9006 = CALU 1027 genome:
CACTATCCGACTATTCTTTTAGGGAGGAGTTGATTTAGGGGAGCGTCGATCGAGGGCGATCGCCACCCCAGGGATCACGACTGTTCACCTTGGCTCTCAAGATTTTGGCTATCCATGGCAGGCTATATTCTCGTTCTTTCAGTCCTCATCCTCGGTGGAGTGATTGCCACTGTGGGCGATCGCCTGGGGACCAAGGTGGGCAAAGCAAGGCTCAGCCTGTTCAACTTACGTCCCCGCGACACCGCCGTCGTGATCACGATCCTGACGGGGGGAGTGGTGTCTGCCACCACCCTGGGGATCCTGTTTGCTGTTAATAAAGAACTGCGGGGGATCTTCCAGTTGGAGGAACTGGAGTCCCAGCGGGAGACGGCCCAGGCCGAGTTGGAACAGGTGCGCCAGGAAAAAACCGCCATTGAAGCAGCCTTGACCCAAGCCCAGGATCAGCAACGGGAAGCCCAGGCCCAACTGACCACCATTAACCAGTCCCTAGACCAAGCCAAGGAACGCCAAGCGACGACGGAAGCCCAACTGAAAACCGTGGCGGGGCAGGCAACGGGTTTACGCCAAGAAGCCGCCATGCTCCAGGCGGAAGCGGATGAACTGATGCAACAGCGCGATCGAGTCCAAGCCCAAATTGAACAGCGCGATCGGGAAATCCAAAAGCAGGAAGCTCTCCTGGCGGCAGGTCAAGCCCAAATCGCAAAGGGCCAAGCCCAAATCGCGGCAGGTCAAACCCAAATTGATCAGTTGGAAACCGCCCAGCAGTTTCTGGCCCAGGAGGTGCAGCAACTGGAGCAAAATTATCGCTTGTTGCAAACGGGCAGTGTGGTGTTGGCCCGAGGTCAGGTGCTGTCCACCGCTGTAATCCAAAGCCCTAGCCGTCAACAAAGCCGGGATCTGCTGGATCAGGTGCTGCAACAGGCTAATCAGGTGGCCCAGCAACAAATTCGCCCCGGCACCGACAGCGCCGATGAACCGGTGATTCAGGTGCCCTTGGCGGAGGTGGATCGCCTCATTGATGAACTCAGCAACGGTCAACCCTCTGTGGTGCGGGTGTTGGCGGCTCGCAACTCTGTCCTGGGGGACAGTCGGGTGCAAGTGGTGTTGGAGGTCAGCCCCAATCGTCTGATTTTCCAGGCGGGGGAAGTGGTGGCCAATGCTTCGACGGATCCCACCCAAATGGACATTAATCAATTGCGGCAGCGCTTGGATTTGCTGTTGGCGGCCTCCCAGTTCCGGGCGGAACGGGCGGGGATTGTCTCGGAAGGGGTGCCCCTGCGGGTGCAAACCTATGTCCAGTTTTTAGAACAGTTAGCTACCCAGGAGCAACCCCTCACGATCCAAGCGGTGACCCCGATGCCGATCTACACCGTCGGTCCGTTACGTTTGCAGTTTATTGCCCTCGATCGTGATAACCATGAAGTTTTCCGCAGCCTCGAACCCGCCTCCTCCCTGGATCCCAACGGTGCTGGGTTTTGATCCCGGACGGGATAAGTGTGGGGTGGCGGTGATGACGGGAGAGACGCTGCACTATCATCAGGTGGTGCCCGCTTTGGCGGCGATCGCCACCCTGGATCACCTCATTGCCCACTGGAGGGTGGATCGGCTGGTGTTGGGGGATCAAACCACGGCGAAACAATGGCGATCGCGGTTGACCCAAGATCTCCAGTCTTGCCCGCCGTTAACGTTGGTGGATGAGCGCTACACCACCCTGGAGGCCCGCGATCGCTATTGGCAGATGTACCCGCCCCAGGGGCTAACTCGCCTCTTGCCCCAGGGCTTACGGCACCCCCCCCGCCCCATCGATGACATTGTGGCCATTCTCTTAATCGAACGCTATCGATCGCGTCTGGCATCCAGTCAGGAATCCGGTTTGATACCCTAAC
Coding sequences within it:
- a CDS encoding DUF3084 domain-containing protein, with the translated sequence MAGYILVLSVLILGGVIATVGDRLGTKVGKARLSLFNLRPRDTAVVITILTGGVVSATTLGILFAVNKELRGIFQLEELESQRETAQAELEQVRQEKTAIEAALTQAQDQQREAQAQLTTINQSLDQAKERQATTEAQLKTVAGQATGLRQEAAMLQAEADELMQQRDRVQAQIEQRDREIQKQEALLAAGQAQIAKGQAQIAAGQTQIDQLETAQQFLAQEVQQLEQNYRLLQTGSVVLARGQVLSTAVIQSPSRQQSRDLLDQVLQQANQVAQQQIRPGTDSADEPVIQVPLAEVDRLIDELSNGQPSVVRVLAARNSVLGDSRVQVVLEVSPNRLIFQAGEVVANASTDPTQMDINQLRQRLDLLLAASQFRAERAGIVSEGVPLRVQTYVQFLEQLATQEQPLTIQAVTPMPIYTVGPLRLQFIALDRDNHEVFRSLEPASSLDPNGAGF
- a CDS encoding pre-16S rRNA-processing nuclease YqgF, producing MKFSAASNPPPPWIPTVLGFDPGRDKCGVAVMTGETLHYHQVVPALAAIATLDHLIAHWRVDRLVLGDQTTAKQWRSRLTQDLQSCPPLTLVDERYTTLEARDRYWQMYPPQGLTRLLPQGLRHPPRPIDDIVAILLIERYRSRLASSQESGLIP